One region of Salvelinus sp. IW2-2015 linkage group LG1, ASM291031v2, whole genome shotgun sequence genomic DNA includes:
- the LOC111962974 gene encoding probable G-protein coupled receptor, whose protein sequence is MEHSGSPLTPDLNDATANESLWWWGLGAPLPSAPSKQLGTLPNSQTRFKDLSGIFFMVTLNVVALLANTAVLVVVVKAPHLRKFAFVCHLCAVDLLCAVLLMPLGIVSSSPYFASVVFTVLECQVYVFLNVFLIAASIFTITAISVERYYYIVHPMRYEVKMTLKLATAVMVLVWVASALLGLATVFGWPSYGSLSSISAAHCSLHWSHSGHRRAFSVLFTVACFCLPAAVIFAVYCNVYKVARLAAIQHGPLPSLTASHLKHRSDSISSQTTIITTRNTPRRLHQKRPFGGGKAAFTLVVIVGQFLLCWLPYFAFHLHLTINNPPKVPPDLEEAVTWLAYSSFTVNPFFYGLLNRQIREELCKLRRCYSTRPVELALSSGHEGSAHENFLQFLQRTSCTVETRASFACTSSPRNTLDQTAQQTADFRIPGQIPEEFN, encoded by the exons ATGGAACACTCTGGttcacctctgacccctgacctcaatGATGCGACAGCCAATGAGAGCCTGTGGTGGTGGGGGCTGGGGGCGCCCCTCCCTTCAGCCCCTAGCAAACAGCTGGGCACATTGCCCAACTCCCAGACACGCTTCAAGGACCTGTCAGGGATATTCTTCATGGTGACCCTGAACGTGGTGGCGCTGCTGGCTAACACAGCCGTGCTGGTGGTCGTGGTCAAAGCCCCGCACCTCAG GAAGTTTGCCTTTGTGTGCCACCTGTGTGCGGTGGACCTGCTGTGTGCCGTGCTGCTCATGCCATTGGGAATTGTGTCCAGCTCGCCGTACTTCGCCAGCGTGGTGTTCACAGTGCTGGAGTGCCAGGTGTACGTCTTCCTCAACGTGTTCCTCATCGCAG CCTCCATCTTCACCATCACGGCCATCAGCGTGGAGCGTTACTACTACATTGTCCACCCCATGCGCTACGAGGTAAAGATGACCCTGAAGCTGGCCACAGCCGTCATGGTCCTGGTCTGGGTAGCCTCAGCCCTCCTGGGGCTGGCCACTGTGTTCGGCTGGCCCAGCTACGGCAGCCTGAGCTCCATCAGCGCCGCCCACTGCTCTCTCCACTGGAGCCACAGCGGCCACCGCCGGgccttctctgtcctcttcacAGTGGCCTGTTTCTGCCTGCCCGCTGCAGTCATCTTTGCTGTATACTGTAACGTCTATAAAGTGGCCCGCTTGGCGGCTATACAGCATGGACCATTACCGTCCTTGACTGCCAGCCATCTTAAACACCGCTCAGATTCCATCAGCAGCCAGACCACTATCATCACCACCCGCAACACCCCCAGGAGGCTCCACCAAAAAAGGCCCTTTGGTGGGGGCAAGGCTGCCTTCACCCTGGTGGTCATTGTGGGCCAGTTCCTGCTCTGCTGGTTGCCTTACTTCGCCTTCCACCTGCACCTGACTATCAACAACCCGCCCAAGGTCCCACCTGACCTAGAGGAGGCCGTCACCTGGCTGGCGTACTCCTCCTTTACCGTCAACCCATTTTTTTATGGGCTGCTGAACCGCCAGATCAGGGAGGAGCTGTGTAAACTGCGGCGCTGTTACTCCACCCGGCCCGTCGAGCTGGCCCTGTCCAGCGGCCACGAGGGCTCAGCCCACGAGAACTTCCTGCAGTTCCTCCAGAGAACCAGCTGTACGGTGGAGACCAGAGCCAGCTTCGCCTGCACATCCAGTCCCAGGAACACCCTGGACCAGACAGCGCAGCAGACAGCTGACTTCAGGATACCCGGACAGATACCGGAGGAGTTCAATTAA